Proteins encoded in a region of the Haloglomus salinum genome:
- a CDS encoding SRPBCC family protein: protein MSRRTGTRIERTPDGRRLVVARPMEAPRSAVWRAFRDTRHWPEWGPSVRAVDCPDRLVRPGSTGHVTTVGGLRLPFEVTTCTDGRWTWDVAGLPATGHRVAGSAPAVAAFEVPLVAAPYTAVCRRALPRLDRVALADEETDR from the coding sequence GTGTCCCGCCGCACCGGAACCCGCATCGAACGCACTCCCGACGGTCGCCGCCTCGTCGTCGCGCGCCCGATGGAGGCGCCCCGGAGCGCTGTCTGGCGGGCGTTCCGTGACACACGACACTGGCCCGAGTGGGGGCCCTCGGTCCGGGCGGTCGACTGCCCGGACCGCCTCGTCCGTCCGGGCTCTACCGGGCACGTCACGACCGTCGGCGGCCTCCGTCTCCCGTTCGAGGTGACCACCTGCACGGACGGGCGCTGGACCTGGGACGTGGCCGGACTGCCGGCGACCGGCCACCGTGTCGCGGGGTCGGCGCCGGCCGTCGCGGCGTTCGAGGTCCCGCTCGTCGCCGCGCCGTACACGGCGGTCTGTCGGCGCGCACTCCCCCGACTGGACCGGGTCGCACTGGCCGACGAGGAGACGGATAGATGA
- a CDS encoding HVO_2901 family zinc finger protein, giving the protein MTHVCRDCKRTFGTELELELHKDTCDAAALLVCQECGEKVSERKATRDGWHYRCPNDDCSGSGLGEDLFRADDFSVTPASSTR; this is encoded by the coding sequence ATGACGCACGTCTGCAGGGACTGCAAGCGGACATTTGGCACGGAACTCGAACTCGAACTCCACAAGGACACCTGCGATGCGGCCGCCCTCCTCGTCTGCCAGGAGTGTGGTGAGAAGGTATCCGAGCGGAAGGCCACACGCGATGGCTGGCACTATCGCTGCCCGAACGACGACTGTTCCGGTTCCGGTCTCGGTGAAGACCTCTTCCGTGCCGACGATTTCTCCGTCACGCCCGCTTCCTCGACGCGATAA
- a CDS encoding flavin reductase family protein has protein sequence MEFDPESESMYRWLSGAVVPRPVAWVSSDGPAGRNLAPYSFFNVLCVAPPVLAFAPGQTPDGGQKDTLRNAQETGSFVVNLVTVDLAEAMVATAATGDGDEFDLADVTAAPATEVDAPRVVEAPISFECRLHDTLELGSNTATFGRVVHFHADESVLTPDGKMDTEQFDALGRLAADGYCTTRDRFTLSRPD, from the coding sequence ATGGAGTTCGACCCCGAGTCGGAGTCGATGTACCGCTGGCTGAGCGGGGCCGTCGTCCCGCGTCCGGTCGCGTGGGTGTCGAGTGACGGTCCTGCCGGCCGGAACCTCGCGCCGTACTCCTTCTTCAACGTGCTGTGCGTCGCCCCGCCCGTCCTCGCGTTCGCGCCCGGGCAGACCCCAGACGGCGGGCAGAAGGACACGCTCCGGAACGCGCAAGAGACGGGGTCGTTCGTCGTCAACCTCGTCACCGTCGACCTCGCGGAGGCGATGGTCGCCACCGCCGCGACGGGCGACGGCGACGAGTTCGACCTCGCCGACGTGACGGCTGCCCCCGCGACCGAGGTGGACGCGCCGCGCGTGGTCGAGGCGCCGATCTCGTTCGAGTGCCGCCTCCACGACACGCTCGAACTCGGGTCGAACACCGCCACCTTCGGCCGGGTGGTCCACTTCCACGCCGACGAGTCGGTCCTCACCCCCGACGGGAAGATGGACACGGAGCAGTTCGACGCACTCGGGCGCCTGGCCGCCGACGGGTACTGCACCACGCGCGACCGGTTCACCCTGTCTCGCCCCGACTGA
- a CDS encoding DoxX family protein yields MSDLVLQAGPAVFDSAGAGEVFLLARLLFGGVLAFMGLNHFMNGGDMAGYAEMKGLPAPAFSVAATGAMLILGGLAVITGAYVVVGAGALALFLLVSAVVMHDFWTVEDPQQQQTEMTQFLKNVVMAGAALAFLALASTPWPYALDLGLV; encoded by the coding sequence ATGAGCGACCTCGTCCTCCAGGCGGGACCCGCGGTGTTCGACTCGGCGGGCGCAGGCGAGGTGTTCCTGCTCGCGCGACTCCTCTTCGGCGGGGTTCTCGCGTTCATGGGACTCAACCACTTCATGAACGGCGGAGACATGGCGGGGTACGCCGAAATGAAGGGACTCCCGGCGCCCGCGTTCTCGGTCGCTGCGACCGGCGCGATGCTGATTCTCGGCGGCCTCGCGGTCATCACCGGGGCGTACGTCGTTGTCGGGGCGGGGGCGCTCGCGCTGTTCCTGCTCGTCTCTGCCGTCGTCATGCACGACTTCTGGACGGTCGAGGACCCGCAGCAACAGCAGACCGAGATGACGCAGTTCCTGAAGAACGTCGTGATGGCGGGTGCCGCCCTGGCCTTCCTCGCACTCGCGTCCACCCCGTGGCCCTACGCGCTCGACCTGGGTCTCGTCTGA
- a CDS encoding tyrosine--tRNA ligase encodes MDTAERAALVARHTEEVVTEEELHDLFDEKDEPTAYIGYAPTGEMHIGHFTTMRKLADFIEAGLDVTVLIADLHAHLDDEKSPFELLDPRSTYYRIAIEGMVESAGADPDAITFKRGTDYQLEEPYTLELYRMLADTTISRAQRAGSEVVRQSDNPKLGGLVYTLMQSLDVAALDADIAYGGIDQRGIYMLSREVLPDHGFGKPLCVFAPLLSGLTRSEDADLADKISSSDRSSGIFLTDDREAIEEKVQAAYCPAGEVEDNGVLEYLHRLVFPVLDVREEALVVERPEEYGGDLSYEVYDELEADFVSGELHPADLKPAVAHYLDEVIAPVRERLLDRPEVLAQAYPDYWG; translated from the coding sequence ATGGACACGGCCGAACGCGCCGCGCTGGTGGCCCGCCACACCGAGGAGGTGGTCACGGAGGAGGAGCTCCACGACCTCTTCGACGAGAAGGACGAACCGACGGCGTACATCGGCTACGCGCCGACCGGTGAGATGCACATCGGCCACTTCACGACGATGCGCAAGCTCGCCGACTTCATCGAGGCCGGGCTGGACGTGACGGTCCTCATCGCTGACCTCCACGCCCACCTCGACGACGAGAAATCCCCGTTCGAGCTGCTCGACCCCCGCTCGACGTACTACCGCATCGCCATCGAGGGGATGGTCGAGTCGGCCGGCGCCGACCCCGACGCCATCACGTTCAAGCGCGGGACCGACTACCAGCTGGAGGAGCCGTACACGCTCGAACTCTACCGGATGCTCGCCGACACGACCATCTCTCGCGCACAGCGCGCCGGGAGCGAGGTGGTCCGCCAGTCCGACAACCCGAAGCTGGGTGGGCTGGTGTACACGCTGATGCAGAGCCTCGACGTCGCCGCCCTCGACGCCGACATCGCCTACGGCGGTATCGACCAGCGCGGCATCTACATGCTGTCGCGCGAGGTGCTTCCCGACCACGGGTTCGGGAAGCCGCTCTGTGTGTTCGCCCCGCTCCTCTCCGGGCTGACCCGGTCCGAGGACGCCGACCTGGCCGACAAGATATCCAGCAGCGACCGCTCCTCGGGCATCTTCCTCACCGACGACCGCGAGGCCATCGAGGAGAAGGTCCAGGCGGCCTACTGCCCGGCCGGCGAGGTCGAGGACAACGGCGTGCTCGAGTACCTCCACCGGCTGGTGTTCCCCGTACTGGACGTCCGTGAGGAGGCACTCGTCGTCGAGCGCCCCGAGGAGTACGGTGGCGACCTCTCCTACGAGGTGTACGACGAACTGGAGGCCGACTTCGTCTCCGGCGAACTCCACCCGGCCGACCTGAAACCCGCAGTCGCCCACTACCTCGACGAGGTCATCGCGCCCGTCCGCGAGCGCCTGCTCGACCGCCCCGAGGTGCTGGCCCAGGCCTACCCCGACTACTGGGGCTGA
- a CDS encoding nuclear transport factor 2 family protein, which produces MDDGTVDDAPVAPADPPARSAAGTVRAYYETLRNGEPLSPYFAEAPTTVKFGVGEQLTGYESVAAGLREQTRTTDGWQVDSRRLVVEERDCHAWFSDDVFMAWTDTEKRVRYEFDTRWSGTLERKDSDAADDTTDDGPAWLFTGMHVSTAVEGR; this is translated from the coding sequence ATGGACGACGGGACCGTAGATGATGCCCCGGTCGCCCCCGCGGACCCGCCCGCGAGGAGCGCCGCTGGAACCGTCCGCGCGTACTACGAGACGCTCCGGAACGGCGAGCCGCTCTCCCCGTACTTCGCCGAGGCCCCGACGACGGTCAAGTTCGGCGTCGGCGAGCAGCTGACGGGCTACGAGTCCGTCGCGGCCGGACTCCGCGAGCAGACCCGGACGACGGACGGCTGGCAGGTCGACTCCCGCCGCCTCGTCGTCGAGGAACGGGACTGTCACGCCTGGTTCTCCGACGACGTGTTCATGGCGTGGACGGACACCGAGAAGCGCGTCCGCTACGAGTTCGACACGCGCTGGTCCGGGACACTGGAGCGCAAGGATAGCGATGCGGCGGACGATACGACCGACGACGGCCCCGCGTGGCTGTTCACCGGGATGCACGTCAGCACGGCCGTGGAGGGTCGATAG
- a CDS encoding ring-cleaving dioxygenase has product MTDQTPTPGIHHVTCIAGDPQANLDFWVETLGLRLVKRSINQDDPGTYHFFFADAEGTPGTSMTFFPWEDMPSGTVGSGQVSRTAFRVPEGSLDYWEDRFDEYGVAYEDRVERFGETVLPFADPDGLPVELVAVEVPDDDPTVPWTEWVPEAHAIRGFHSVTLWLADPQPTTDILRTMGFEMVGREQSEGDTPDDERVRFAADGPVGKYVDVLPTIRSGRQGHGTVHHVAFQTPTDADQGAMRKAVRTMGVSPTRPIDRHWFRSVYFREPGGVLFELATKEPGYTSDEPLSDLGGRLVLPGQFEERREEIEAGLTDVRIPRAETAELDD; this is encoded by the coding sequence ATGACCGACCAGACTCCGACACCGGGCATCCACCACGTGACCTGTATCGCGGGCGACCCCCAGGCGAACCTCGACTTCTGGGTCGAGACGCTCGGCCTGCGCCTGGTCAAGCGCTCCATCAACCAGGACGACCCCGGGACGTACCACTTCTTCTTCGCCGACGCCGAGGGGACGCCCGGCACGAGCATGACGTTCTTCCCGTGGGAGGACATGCCGAGCGGGACGGTCGGCTCCGGGCAGGTCTCCCGGACCGCGTTCCGGGTTCCCGAAGGGAGCCTCGACTACTGGGAGGACCGCTTCGACGAGTACGGCGTCGCGTACGAGGACCGTGTCGAGCGGTTCGGCGAGACCGTGCTCCCCTTCGCTGACCCCGACGGTCTCCCGGTCGAACTCGTCGCGGTCGAGGTCCCCGACGACGACCCGACGGTCCCGTGGACCGAGTGGGTTCCCGAGGCACACGCCATCCGCGGGTTCCACTCCGTGACGCTCTGGTTGGCCGACCCCCAGCCGACCACCGACATCCTCCGCACGATGGGGTTCGAGATGGTCGGGCGCGAGCAGTCCGAGGGTGACACCCCGGACGACGAACGGGTTCGCTTCGCCGCGGACGGCCCCGTCGGGAAGTACGTCGACGTGCTCCCGACCATCCGGAGTGGCCGGCAGGGGCACGGGACGGTCCACCACGTCGCCTTCCAGACCCCGACCGACGCCGACCAGGGGGCGATGCGCAAGGCTGTCCGGACCATGGGTGTGAGTCCGACCCGCCCCATCGACCGCCACTGGTTCCGCTCGGTCTACTTCCGCGAACCGGGTGGGGTCCTGTTCGAACTCGCGACGAAGGAGCCGGGCTACACCAGCGACGAGCCGCTGTCAGACCTCGGCGGTCGGCTCGTCCTGCCCGGGCAGTTCGAGGAGCGCCGCGAGGAGATCGAGGCCGGACTGACCGACGTCCGGATTCCCCGGGCCGAGACGGCCGAACTCGACGACTGA
- a CDS encoding thiolase C-terminal domain-containing protein, with translation MARASVVGAGMTKFGVHDTPLQELFGDAAFEAFDDAGVGPDEVEALYFGNAMGGQTENVTHLGPQCATHVGMAGKPVQRYEDACATSANAFKNAVEAVESGRHDVVLVGGVERCTPETGKDTDEMTRIFASASHRQYEQPTGLTFPGVFALLTKRHMHEHGTTEEQLAEVAVKNHGHGSLNPKAHFGKETTVEEALDGPVVADPFRLMDCCPFSDGAAAVVLVSDDLADSFDAPVDVTGVGHATDIVPLADKETPHVTKAARDAARQAYEQAGVSADDVDFAEVHDCFTGAEVLASEALGLVEDGQGGVAAAEGRTSRDGDIPINASGGLKAKGHPIGATGAAQIVELTEQVRGEAGEHQLDGVSRGVAHNLGGDAATTVVSVMEARA, from the coding sequence ATGGCACGAGCAAGCGTAGTCGGCGCCGGCATGACCAAGTTCGGCGTCCACGACACGCCGTTACAGGAACTGTTCGGCGACGCGGCCTTCGAGGCGTTCGACGACGCCGGTGTCGGACCGGACGAGGTCGAGGCACTCTACTTCGGGAACGCGATGGGCGGCCAGACGGAGAACGTCACTCATCTGGGCCCGCAGTGTGCGACCCACGTCGGGATGGCCGGCAAACCGGTCCAGCGGTACGAGGACGCGTGCGCGACCTCCGCGAACGCGTTCAAGAACGCGGTGGAGGCGGTCGAATCCGGCCGCCACGACGTGGTCCTCGTCGGTGGCGTCGAGCGGTGTACCCCCGAGACCGGAAAGGACACCGACGAGATGACGCGCATCTTCGCGTCGGCGTCGCACCGCCAGTACGAGCAGCCGACCGGGCTCACCTTCCCCGGCGTCTTCGCCCTGCTGACGAAGCGGCACATGCACGAGCACGGCACGACCGAGGAGCAACTCGCCGAGGTCGCCGTGAAGAACCACGGCCACGGCTCGCTCAACCCGAAGGCCCACTTCGGCAAGGAGACCACCGTCGAGGAGGCCCTCGACGGCCCCGTCGTGGCGGACCCGTTCCGGCTGATGGACTGCTGTCCGTTCTCGGACGGCGCCGCCGCCGTAGTCCTCGTGAGCGACGACCTCGCGGACTCGTTCGACGCCCCGGTCGACGTGACCGGCGTCGGGCACGCCACCGACATCGTCCCGCTCGCGGACAAGGAGACGCCACACGTTACGAAGGCCGCCCGCGACGCCGCTCGCCAGGCCTACGAGCAGGCCGGCGTTTCGGCCGACGATGTCGACTTCGCGGAGGTCCACGACTGCTTCACGGGTGCGGAGGTCCTCGCCAGCGAGGCGCTCGGCCTCGTCGAGGACGGCCAGGGCGGCGTCGCCGCGGCCGAGGGGCGGACCAGCCGTGATGGTGACATCCCCATCAACGCCTCCGGGGGGCTGAAGGCGAAGGGCCACCCCATCGGCGCGACGGGCGCGGCACAGATCGTCGAGCTGACCGAACAGGTCCGCGGTGAGGCCGGCGAGCACCAGCTCGACGGCGTCTCGCGCGGCGTGGCGCACAACCTCGGCGGCGACGCCGCCACCACAGTCGTCTCGGTCATGGAGGCACGAGCATGA
- a CDS encoding Zn-ribbon domain-containing OB-fold protein produces MSTQDTEDIELPESLSYHDWAAAVREDRLLGQECGDCGHVSGVPSGACQECGGRDLTTVELPTTGEVYSETTINVPPEQFEERGYQVAVVDLGDARVMVRIEGDHVDIGGDVVLSGHIDTDDDHPAPTFEPAE; encoded by the coding sequence ATGAGCACGCAGGACACCGAGGACATCGAGCTACCGGAGTCGCTCTCCTACCACGACTGGGCCGCCGCCGTCCGCGAGGACCGGCTCCTCGGCCAGGAGTGCGGCGACTGCGGCCACGTCAGCGGCGTCCCGAGCGGCGCCTGCCAGGAGTGTGGCGGCCGCGACCTGACGACCGTCGAACTGCCGACGACGGGTGAGGTCTACTCCGAGACCACCATCAACGTCCCGCCCGAGCAGTTCGAGGAACGCGGCTACCAGGTCGCCGTCGTCGACCTCGGGGACGCTCGGGTGATGGTCCGCATCGAGGGCGACCACGTCGACATCGGCGGCGACGTGGTGCTGTCGGGCCACATCGACACGGACGACGACCACCCGGCGCCGACCTTCGAGCCGGCCGAGTAG